A genomic segment from Corylus avellana chromosome ca5, CavTom2PMs-1.0 encodes:
- the LOC132180366 gene encoding auxin response factor 6-like produces the protein MRHSSSSGLNQQTQEGEKKCLNSELWHACAGPLVSLPPVGSRVVYFTQGHSEQVAASTNKEVDAHIPNYPNLPPQLICQLHNVTMHADVETDEVYAQMTLQPLSPQEQKEVYLLPAELGTPSKQPSNYFCKTLTASDTSTHGGFSVPRRAAEKVFPPLDYTLQPPAQELIARDLHDNEWKFRHIFRGQPKRHLLTTGWSVFVSAKRLVAGDSVLFIWNEKNQLLLGIRRANRPQTFMPSSVLSSDSMHIGLLAAAAHAAATNSRFTIFYNPRASPSEFVIPLAKYVKAVYHTRVSVGMRFRMLFETEESSVRRYMGTITGISDLDPVRWPNSHWRSVKVGWDESTAGERQPRVSLWEIEPLTTFPMYPSPFPLRLKRPWPSGLPPFHGLKDGDMNINSQLMWLQGGIGDQGIQSLNFQGFGVTPWMQPRLDTSAPGLQPDLYQAVAAAALQDLRTVDPSKCSSQSFLQLQQSQNVSNGPALTQRQMLQHSQSQNNFLQSFQENQAPTQGQLLQQPLQRYHPYNDQRQQQQLQQSQQLHHLSVQQQIPNVISALSNFAPTQSHASSLQPISSQCQQQSFPDPVGNPISTSGVSPMHSILGSLSQDGASHLLNFNVSNTAISSSSMLPKQIVVEPHLPSGAAECVVPQVGQLGTSQSHVSELATLPPFPGREYSAYQGATDPQSNLLFGVNIDSSMLQNGMPNLRNIGSENDSLSMPFAASNFTSAAGTDFPLNSDMTTSSCIDESGFLQSSENVDQVNPSTGTFVKVHKSGSFGRSLDISKFSSYDELRSELARMFGLEGQLEDPQRSGWQLVFVDRENDVLLLGDDPWQEFVNNVWYIKILSPLEVQQMGREGINPGSSAKLSNGSNHCDDFVSRQGLRNSSNGIASMGPLDY, from the exons aTGAGACACTCTTCTTCGTCGGGGCTTAATCAACAGACTCAGGAAG GAGAGAAGAAATGTTTGAATTCGGAGCTATGGCATGCATGTGCAGGCCCTTTGGTGTCACTGCCTCCTGTAGGAAGCCGGGTGGTCTACTTTACACAGGGTCACAGTGAGCAG GTTGCTGCCTCAACCAACAAAGAAGTGGATGCGCATATTCCCAATTACCCTAACTTgcccccacaacttatttgtcagCTTCACAATGTGACCATGCAT GCTGATGTGGAGACAGATGAAGTATATGCTCAAATGACCTTGCAACCGCTGAGTCCG CAAGAGCAAAAAGAAGTATACCTACTGCCTGCAGAATTGGGTACTCCCAGCAAACAGCCAAGCAACTATTTCTGTAAAACATTAACTGCAAGTGATACTAGCACTCATGGAGGATTCTCTGTTCCTCGTCGGGCTGCTGAAAAAGTTTTTCCTCCTCTT gACTACACGCTGCAGCCTCCAGCTCAAGAATTAATTGCAAGGGATCTTCATGATAATGAATGGAAGTTCAGACATATATTTCGAG GGCAGCCCAAGAGGCATCTTCTTACCACGGGATGGAGTGTGTTTGTGAGTGCAAAGAGACTTGTTGCTGGCGATTCAGTCCTTTTCATCTG gaatgaaaaaaatcaaCTGCTATTGGGCATCCGGCGAGCGAATCGTCCACAGACTTTCATGCCTTCATCAGTTTTGTCAAGTGATAGCATGCATATTGGTCTTCTTGCTGCTGCAGCTCATGCAGCTGCCACAAATAGCCGCTTTACTATATTTTATAACCCAAG GGCTAGTCCATCTGAGTTTGTCATACCCCTGGCCAAGTATGTAAAAGCAGTCTACCACACAAGGGTTTCTGTGGGCATGCGATTTAGAATGCTGTTTGAAACAGAAGAGTCAAGTGTGCGACG GTATATGGGTACTATAACCGGAATCAGTGATTTAGACCCTGTTCGCTGGCCAAATTCACATTGGCGCTCTGTGAAG GTTGGATGGGATGAATCTACTGCAGGGGAGAGGCAGCCGAGAGTCTCATTGTGGGAGATTGAACCATTAACAACATTCCCAATGTACCCTTCCCCATTTCCCCTGAGACTGAAGCGACCATGGCCGTCAGGGCTACCCCCTTTCCACG GTCTCAAAGACGGTGATATGAACATTAATTCTCAACTAATGTGGCTCCAAGGTGGGATTGGAGATCAGGGAATTCAATCTTTGAACTTCCAAGGGTTTGGTGTTACACCCTGGATGCAGCCAAGGCTTGATACTTCTGCGCCAGGTCTACAACCAGATCTATACCAAGCCGTAGCAGCTGCTGCACTTCAGGATTTGAGGACAGTGGATCCTTCCAAATGTTCTTCTCAATCTTTCCTGCAGCTCCAGCAATCTCAGAATGTCTCCAATGGGCCTGCCTTGACTCAGAGGCAGATGTTACAGCACTCCCAATCACAAAATAACTTTCTTCAGAGCTTCCAAGAAAATCAGGCCCCCACCCAAGGTCAGCTTCTGCAACAACCATTGCAGCGGTACCACCCATATAATGATCAGCGGCAGCAGCAGCAACTTCAACAGTCCCAGCAATTGCACCATTTGTCTGTCCAGCAGCAGATCCCAAATGTCATCTCTGCTCTATCTAATTTTGCACCCACCCAGTCACATGCTTCATCTCTGCAGCCCATCTCTTCACAATGCCAGCAGCAGAGCTTTCCTGACCCTGTTGGGAACCCTATTTCCACATCTGGTGTATCTCCTATGCACAGTATATTAGGTTCATTATCCCAAGATGGAGCATCCCATTTACTTAACTTTAATGTATCCAACACTgcaatctcttcttcttccatgtTACCCAAGCAAATTGTGGTTGAGCCTCACCTTCCATCTGGAGCTGCTGAGTGTGTAGTGCCTCAGGTGGGACAGTTGGGAACTTCTCAGTCACATGTCTCTGAACTTGCTACTTTGCCTCCATTTCCTGGGAGGGAGTACTCTGCATACCAAGGTGCTACTGATCCACAAAGCAATCTTTTGTTTGGGGTCAATATTGATTCCTCGATGCTGCAAAATGGGATGCCAAACCTGAGAAATATTGGCAGTGAAAATGATTCATTGTCTATGCCATTTGCTGCTTCAAATTTTACAAGTGCTGCAGGCACTGATTTTCCACTAAATTCGGACATGACAACTTCAAGTTGTATAGATGAATCAGGTTTCTTGCAGTCTTCCGAAAATGTGGACCAAGTAAATCCATCTACCGGAACCTTTGTGAAG GTTCACAAGTCAGGGTCCTTTGGGAGGTCACTGGATATTTCCAAATTCAGCAGCTATGATGAGCTGCGCAGTGAGCTCGCTCGCATGTTTGGCCTTGAAGGCCAATTAGAGGACCCACAGAGATCAGGCTGGCAGCTTGTATTCGTTGACCGGGAGAATGATGTTCTTCTCCTGGGTGATGACCCTTGGCA
- the LOC132181937 gene encoding non-specific lipid-transfer protein A-like — MKVGVVIAAMAMLVMVLFAAMLGEAAINCSQVHSYLVPCISYLTNGSDYPTDRCCSGLRNLQAMAKTSADRRATCYCLKQNASQYPNIRDDTASALLAICGIETRFPISRDVDCNE, encoded by the coding sequence atGAAGGTGGGTGTAGTTATTGCTGCCATGGCGATGCTAGTAATGGTGCTTTTTGCGGCAATGCTAGGGGAGGCAGCCATCAATTGCTCACAAGTGCACTCGTACCTCGTCCCCTGCATATCTTATCTAACAAATGGGAGTGATTACCCAACAGACAGATGCTGTAGTGGGTTGAGGAATCTACAAGCGATGGCGAAGACATCTGCTGACCGACGAGCAACTTGTTATTGCCTGAAGCAAAATGCAAGTCAGTACCCGAACATAAGGGATGATACAGCCTCCGCGCTCCTGGCTATATGTGGTATCGAAACAAGGTTCCCCATCTCTAGGGACGTCGACTGCAACGAGTGA